In Oryza sativa Japonica Group chromosome 8, ASM3414082v1, the sequence ATATTTTGATATTGGCTAAATCATCACGTGTCGACATGTATGTTATCTAAATCTACCTAATTAGTCGTAAATATGAGCACACCTATCAGTTTTAGAATTTAAACACATATGAATACGTTTTACAGAAAAATTCTAACTAGTCTAACTAAACTCACTTTGCTAACCATCTTTTAAATCAGACCTCTCACCAATTTTGATATTTGTGTCTTTCAAAATAGCCTAGGAGCATCTCGATAAGAATTAAACAATCATAGatagaaatttttttcaaacacgcaaaacgaaaaaccttattagcgtatgattaattcattattaattattatacacTTAAAATATagacttatttaattttttaaaacaacttgtatatgtaatttttaaaaatatatatcattttACAGTTTAAAAAAGTGCTAATGGAAAACAAGGAGATTGAAGTTTAGAGTTGAGGGAAAGAACAAAATGCAccagtgaaaaaaaatgtaatgttTTTATGCACATTATAACTTTGGTTAAAATCTGGTCACCCAtttagttgtgttttttttctgttatattttttttgaagacGGTTTTTTCTGTTATTATTGCCGttgtctttatttttcttttttgaaaaaaaaaggaaaaaacagaggacgCAATTTCCAATTTGCACCGCTTTGAATAGAACGCCGCGacggcctcctcccctctccatcGATCGAGCGAGACGCTCCGGCGCGCGGCCACCTCCGGTGCGGCGGCTTGCCGGAGGCGATCGACGGGCGGCGGGTGGTCCGACCGATGGCGaccatggcgtcggcggcggcggcatccgcgtccgcgcggcggtggcggtggaggtggaagtGGAGGACGCGGGACGCGGTGCTGGCGCTGCTCATCGCCTCGGTGCTCGCGCCGCCCCTCCTGCTCTACGGCGGCGCCCCCATCGCCCCCTTCTCCGGCCCCATCCGTACGCTTCCTCGATCTGCTGCTTCGCCCTTCgcctaaaaaacaaaaaaaaaatggtgacgAAAATTTCCTCCGTTCTGACGCGCGTGTGATGTGATCTCTCGGTGTTCGCAGTGATGGGGAgcgccgcctccggcctcgATCTGTCCAATCTGGTACGGCCGCGTTAATTGGAATCCCCCCACCAGTTCTCATCAGCCGATTAGGGGTAAACTCGCCATCGTTTTGACGTGTTTTATTGTCCCTAGATTGCTCGGAAGGAGGTGCGGGAGCGGCTAAATGCTCTTAAACAGGTTGATTTCTGCATACAGATGTCAAAATGAATCGGTAAATTTGTTGTGTTCTGAATGTTGCATTGCTGAAATATTTGTTTCTAGGACGCATTTGCTGCGGTGAAGGAGCCTATTCAGACGGTTGCATCTGACGCTGCCGCACTCAAGGCCGGTTTGATTCAACACATTGTTGATCAGAGCAGTGGTATAGATAGAGGGACCAAGGATAATGGTATGGTTGCTTCTGTGAATAAGAAGGGCGGTGTTGAATTCACAAAAGAGAATGGCCTAATCGATGATGGTAAATTGCGGGAGAACAAAGTTCGTGCAATGCGCAATTCTAGTGGTTTGAATATTACACTGAACAAGGTAAAGTACGTATTGTTTGCTCCTCAGTGAATATTAATATGGTTGATTGCCTGTATTCCTGCTTAAAGAGTGAAATTAGCAGTCATATTTGTATGGTTGATGGGTATAGGATCGAATCAAGTAAATATCACAACATCTAACTAATTCATGCTAGTATAAATACATTCAGTTTGCAGAGGCAGCTATGCTGTTTCCACTGAGGAATATGCATTTCATCAAACTATCCCTCCGTTAACAGATCTTATGTTTGGTACATTTCCTCCTGCCCTCCTGGTAATCGATTTGTTGGTGTCTCTCTTTTCCCTTTAACAGATTTGATGCTTTCCTTTTGCCTTTTGCCCCATTGTAGAAATATTCAATGAAGAAAACCTAAAATTCTTATTATCAGTTGATATTCTGAAGTGTCTGATTTTATAATGTAATCCTCTGGCTGTTGTTTTGCAGTCGACAACAATAGTTTCCCTGTCATTTAATAATTTCAggcctaattaattatttaactACTTTTGGTCTGGTTTCCAGGATCATACTGCTGACAGGCCACCTGAGAAAACTACAGACACTACCTCAGAGGACTCTGATATAAGGGCAATCAGCAATAATACTAGTCATTCCACAGCTTCTCCAGATAGTACAATCCGTGTTCTTAGGGACCAGTTAAAAAGAGCTAGAACATATATTGGGTTTCTATCTTCTAGAGGCAATCATGGGTTTATTAAGGATCTCAGAAGAAGGATGAGGGATATCCAGCAGGCACTCAGTGGTGCAACCAATGACAAGCAATTACCAAAGAAGTACTATCTCTCTCATCGTTATACAAAGTTCTTCACAGTTGGCATTTCCGATGATGATTTGTGTCTGGTGTCAGGGTACTCTTTTATAGGAAGTCAACATCTCTTACCTGTTTAACTCAATTTTGTTGCCTACACAGTGTTCATGGAAGAATCAGAGAAATGGAGTTGACATTAACAAAGATCAAACAAGTGCATGAGAACTGTGCAGCTATTATCAGTAAGCTACAAGCCACACTTCACTCTACAGAGGAGCAGATGCAGGCTCACAAGCAAGAGGCTAACTATGTCACACAAATAGCGGCTAAAGCTCTACCCAAAAGACTTAACTGTCTTGCAATGCGGCTTACAAATGAATATTATTCTTCCAGCTCTAGCAACAAGCATTTTCCATACGAAGAAAAGTTGGAAGACCCAAAACTACAGCACTATGCATTATTCTCGGATAATGTACTAGGAGCTGCTGTGGTTGTAAATTCAACTATTATACATGCTAAGGTACAGCAGCCTGCAAGTGT encodes:
- the LOC9266160 gene encoding probable galacturonosyltransferase 4, with amino-acid sequence MATMASAAAASASARRWRWRWKWRTRDAVLALLIASVLAPPLLLYGGAPIAPFSGPILMGSAASGLDLSNLIARKEVRERLNALKQDAFAAVKEPIQTVASDAAALKAGLIQHIVDQSSGIDRGTKDNGMVASVNKKGGVEFTKENGLIDDGKLRENKVRAMRNSSGLNITLNKDHTADRPPEKTTDTTSEDSDIRAISNNTSHSTASPDSTIRVLRDQLKRARTYIGFLSSRGNHGFIKDLRRRMRDIQQALSGATNDKQLPKNVHGRIREMELTLTKIKQVHENCAAIISKLQATLHSTEEQMQAHKQEANYVTQIAAKALPKRLNCLAMRLTNEYYSSSSSNKHFPYEEKLEDPKLQHYALFSDNVLGAAVVVNSTIIHAKTPENHVFHIVTDKLNYAAMRMWFLENSQGKAAIEVQNIEDFTWLNSSYSPVLKQLESQFMINYYFKTQQDKRDNNPKFQNPKYLSILNHLRFYLPEIFPKLNKVLFLDDDIVVQQDLSALWSIDLKGKVNGAIQTCGETFHRFDRYLNFSNPLIAKNFERRACGWAYGMNMFDLSEWRKRNITDVYHYWQEQNEHRLLWKLGTLPAGLVTFWNQTFPLDHKWHLLGLGYKPNVNQKDIEGAAVIHYNGNRKPWLEIAMAKYRKYWSKYVNFDNVFIRQCNIHP